ggtgataagcgacggctccggagcggaagtggacagagggagtttggtaagcgattagggaagtaaagaggggtctcggaaagggatgacagtggggaagaagggtttttataggagaaggggagaagctggaagggtgacgcgtgttggacgcgtgtggaaggttggaagtcatgatggttttggggaggtgggtcgcgtgcaatggggagttactgcgcacgatgggacggttatgaaaggtgaagtgacggttccggagaaagagggaaattgatgtaaccaacacatcacgtggggcagccacgtgaggcagatagagatctgaaagggttttaaaataagggaaagcgcgaaaagcctcgccaccataaggatcaaacaccatcgcctgacgggtgacaccaacaacaaagttcagtcgctcgccggggtcaccgccagtcaatgattgaatgatcggcacatgacccatgcctgtcacctttcccgccggcgagcgatcatacacctgctccaacttatcgccaatacgaagtagtcgttctcgccgcttgcggacttgtggacttgccagctcggattgctcgtcaagtcagtggactgggtaaccgaaaatgctagtttccttttgctcacgccatgttggcgatatagtttatttctcttttctcaagccatgttggcagtgtagattccggtgtacaGTAAgacatgtaaaagcatttaaaagacacacttagctctcatacctcgagctcggtgtcttgtggactagtggactgggcgagcccctagaggggcaacgcccagcatgtatctcgCCCTGAGGcagggccctggccttcagatgggccttgacctcggaggcccaattggcccaataggtagtacccaagctctataaatagggggtagttatcaagtgtaagggacttttggctcatttgatgaaataacactcgaaattcagcactctctctctcattctgattctacctctaggtactatacctctcttcaatgttcactCCCAGAACAGGCAGAGTTTTGGTTATCATGGAATGAGACAAAGTTAATTGGGGACagaatgaatgagattcaatcCTGGGTTGTATCGATGATTTTGAGGCTTGAAGTGGTGTTTGCTGAAGGAGTTGCAGGTGGCTTGTTACATTGTGGCATCGCGACCTGTTCTCAGTGGTTTGTGTTTACTTGACTTGGGATTTCTATCAATTCTGGATTGGATGCCTTGTTCATGCTCTTTTCCTTTGCTGTCTTATATCTGGCTTTGTTTTGTTCGTTTTTCCTGTGGCTGAAAGTCCCATAGGTTAGAATTCGCAGCAATCTTTGGACACCTCCACCAGCCGGGACTCTTAAATTCAATGTCGACGGATCATCCCATGGCACACCCAGAAGGAGTGGCATTGGAGGAATTCTCAAGGATTCGGGAAGACAAACCAGAGGGAATCAAACCATTTGGCTGATTATCTTGCTAAGTCAGGTTGCTTTAGACAATCTGAAATCTGGGCTTTGTTGAGGAATTAAATGCCTTGCTTCTACTGGTTGGTGCATGCTGTTTTGCTGATATACGGTTGTCTGCATTATGGTCTTCATGGATGATTTTTACTGCTGTGGTTTGTGGAGCCCATGGAGTTAGATCAGTATTTTGAAGAGGTTGTTATGCGGCATTTGAGCAATTCTGCTCCACTGTTACATGGGGCTATGTGTTATTTCTTATTGCTTCCTTTTCTTTACTGTTATGTCTTTGTAGGCTAGTAGATTAGCCTTGTTTGGCTATTatgtttttttgttcttttcttttcttgttgGCAGTGCCCTGCCGCTTGATTTTAGTCTAGCTAGCTTTTTCCTTTGGCTTTTTGTTACCTGATTGTAATAACTCTTTATCCATTTATATATTATTCTcttctttcgaaaaaaaaaaaaatatatatatatatatataaatgtatatatatatattttttccacACTAAAACACATTGCTCTAAAACAACAACAGTGGAAAAATTGACCATTTTTTGGAACACTAAACCTATATGCTAAACTAACAAAATAACACCCACAAAACTTTAAAAAACCattaaaaaaaaccataactaTAGTTCATAAATTAATCTTAAACAATTtgttaaactattttttttttaaaaaaaatcaagaacaaattcccccgtgcaaggcacgggtttAAAACTAGTATTATATAAATAAGGATATATTAATtgctaattaatattataaaaataagaATATATTAAATTCGCCCTAGCCGTTTTAACTCGTATAATAGTAAAAATTTGTAATTACTTACTAACCAAGGTAGACTTAAATATCATTCACATTGTGAACTAGAAACCTTGTTACGCAAATCAAGTTTGAATATATTATGTACATATTGCTATGTTTTCTTAATTCATATTCGATAAGggatataatttcttttatgcaAAATATGATATATAAATTTAATAGTAGACAACTATACACGTCAGAAATGCATCATAGAATAacaatttaataataaattataGAAGAAATTATTGTATTTTTCGTATTCATTcagaataaattaaaaatgaatcaaTTAAAAGAGTGATGCAGAAATAGAATAAAGACATTCCATAGTTATATAAATTATCATAATTGTAATAAATGTAATGAATGCCGGAAATAGACTGATTTTATATCACccttcaattcgaattagcaaAAGCAAAATTATAACAATAGTTAAAATTGAATATAATTCAAAAGCatcaaaggaaaaaaagagTGATTATTGCAAATAGTAGCAATTGAACATTAGTTAGATACCATTGTATCCGATGTTTCCATCCACCTCTTTAGTCAAGAAGCATATAGAGGCCCACTTTCATATTAGTATGTAGCGCAACCAATGTTTTTAAATTCAGACCGGTCAGTGAACCTGTTGAGTACTGGTCCAAAGTTCAAAAGTTCATGCATATTGAATCGTGATTGAAACAATAATAattgaataatattttttaaattatataatatattatatactaTAACAAAATATAATTATCATGACAAGCTCACATAAACATAATATAAATTACATCATTTATAagcttaaaattcaaaattagacATAAATTTAAGTCACACAACCTATTCTgcatatattgatttttttcataattCTTATTGGAAAATGAgtataataaaaattatataataattacTATAAGTAGTTTCCTTCTTCatctaaattaaaatttaatctaCTATAAGAATGTTGCAAGAATATACTCTAATTTATTATCATAATTGAAAATAAGTGTAATGTAATTATAcaaataactataataattgtcattttcattaaaacataaatatatTCTATTAAAAGAATGTTGCAAGAATAGGAGTGTGTGCTTTTCAAATTATGAGGTTTAAACGCGAGTAGAATACAACtgtattttaaatttcaagCAAACTATTTCCTCAAGAAGCGTATAGAGCTCAACTCTTATACATGTATGTAGGGCAGCCAATGTTCTTAAAACCATTCACGGCCGAAGCTACTGCTCTGGAGATAGGTCTTCAAGTTGTGTGGGAGAGGGGATTCAGGGACGTGGTGTGTAGTGTGGATAGAAGGGACTTGATCCAGGCTCTGCAGGATGATGACAACCATCAATTTCTCCCCATCCTGGGTGAAATCCGCCAGCTTTTGCAAAGGAATTGGGTGGTATCCTTGAATGGTATTAGCCGGGAGTATAATGAACCGACTGATTGGTTGCC
This portion of the Lotus japonicus ecotype B-129 chromosome 3, LjGifu_v1.2 genome encodes:
- the LOC130743886 gene encoding uncharacterized protein LOC130743886, with the protein product MYVGQPMFLKPFTAEATALEIGLQVVWERGFRDVVCSVDRRDLIQALQDDDNHQFLPILGEIRQLLQRNWVVSLNGISREYNEPTDWLPKRGASSPAILWCLLEEPPWELEVLILRDRLSFL